The following coding sequences are from one Brienomyrus brachyistius isolate T26 chromosome 2, BBRACH_0.4, whole genome shotgun sequence window:
- the LOC125710272 gene encoding trichoplein keratin filament-binding protein — translation MALPTLSKRWASRSLEQQMLRQRDREERMRRQWETHSQYFRQQDVLSCKQAQWSSRQSFQQSMAAYQQDSLKQEKTRSLEQRRERLCALLQNERDQLEAELRALVPDRAVQARQLLWRTEELRSAREERQRMLAQKLLQEHWKRNNPELQKMESALHQDHVVSQWKVQQSEKKKREEASREEELRFENERERNQQEALERMREEEERRKAEARQQAEELQQQMKELKLREEEANRLKKEQEGLLSQRWEVERLEEERKKQEESRRKYELRYFLSRQYRAQLKKRAQQVQEELEDDRRILATLLEGEEEDRRLASARRERAAADAAWMQEVLEEQLQLEREREAEFDILHREEAQRVWAMREAEWEKERRARERLMQEVLAGRRQQLHQKMLENRWAQEESLRRREELIEQLEKEKQARRQEREQEEAQKTARMREINTQVAQQHKELRDVQQREEQEEEEEAAAQRWQDEELQLELDRTSQRGFQEKIHSRPRSAWT, via the exons ATGGCTCTGCCGACGCTCTCCAAACGCTGGGCGAGCCGGAGCCTGGAGCAGCAGATGCTTCGGCAGCGGGATCGCGAGGAGCGAATGCGACGCCAGTGGGAGACCCATTCGCAGTACTTCAGACAGCAAGACGTCCTTAGCTGCAAGCAGGCACAGTGGAGTTCCCGGCAGTCTTTCCAGCAGAG CATGGCGGCGTATCAGCAGGACAGTctaaaacaggaaaagacacgCAGCCTGGAGCAGCGGCGGGAAAGGCTGTGCGCACTGCTGCAGAACGAGCGGGACCAACTGGAGGCCGAACTGCGGGCGTTGGTTCCTGACCGCGCAGTGCAGGCCAGGCAGCTGCTGTGGAGGACGGAGGAGCTCCGCTCAGCCAGGGAAGAGCGGCAGAGGATG CTGGCCCAGAAACTACTGCAGGAGCACTGGAAACGCAACAACCCAGAGCTGCAAAAG ATGGAGTCGGCTTTGCACCAAGATCACGTTGTGAGCCAGTGGAAAGTACAGCAGTCTGAGAAAAAGAAG CGGGAAGAGGCATCACGGGAAGAGGAGTTGCGCTTTGAGAACGAGCGCGAGCGGAATCAGCAGGAGGCGCTAGAGAGGATgagggaggaggaagagaggaggAAGGCAGAGGCCAGACAGCAAGCTGAGGAACTCCAGCAGCAAATGAAGGAGCTCAAACTGCGGGAGGAAGAA GCTAACCGGCTGAAGAAGGAACAGGAGGGTTTGCTCTCTCAGCGCTGGGAGGTGGAAAGGCTAGAGGAAGAGCGGAAGAAACAGGAGGAGAGCAGAAGGAAATACGAGCTAAG GTACTTCCTGAGCAGACAGTACCGAGCTCAGCTGAAGAAACGAGCCCAGCAGGTGCAGGAAGAGTTG GAGGATGACCGGCGCATCCTGGCGACTCTGCTGGAGGGcgaggaggaggacaggagaCTGGCCAGCGCGCGGCGAGAGCGGGCCGCGGCTGACGCTGCCTGGATGCAGGAGGTGCTAGAGGAGCAGCTCCAGCTGGAGCGGGAGAGGGAAGCGGAGTTTGACATCCTCCACAG AGAGGAGGCCCAGAGAGTGTGGGCAATGCGCGAGGCGGAGTGGGAGAAGGAACGGAGGGCCAGGGAGCGGCTCATGCAGGAG GTACTGGCTGGTCGGCGCCAGCAGCTGCACCAGAAAATGCTGGAGAACAGGTGGGCTCAGGAAGAGTCCCTCCGGAGGCGTGAGGAGCTGATTGAGCAGCTGGAGAAAGAGAAGCAGGCAAGACGACAGGAACGGGAGCAGGAAGAGGCGCAGAAGACGGCACGCATGAGGGAGATCAACACTCAG GTGGCACAACAGCATAAGGAGCTGAGGGACGTTCAGCAaagggaggagcaggaggaggaagaggaggcggCGGCTCAGAGGTGGcaggatgaggagcttcagctgGAATTGGACAGGACATCCCAGCGAGGCTTTCAGGAGAAG ATTCACAGCCGGCCCAGATCAGCCTGGACCTGA